A genomic window from Fusarium oxysporum Fo47 chromosome VIII, complete sequence includes:
- a CDS encoding mitochondrial 54S ribosomal protein YmL2 gives MRFLTMQRPILAAVASLARPAFTPVTPLGVQLANSLVQGHRFASVKSQGAYKKKPKRGIPKKLGAKRTGDQFVIPGNILYKQRGTHWWPGENCIMGRDHTIHAMATGYVKYYRDPSLHPDRKYIGVVFDKNDTLPYPAHAQRKRKLNMTAFPIKEVAAQPEISPSGIPFQVNRVEAGEPDRLLKLRKDYSYREDNWAIGKLAKTTGLKTKRFRTRKQWFRHRRWRRERELEGQRKAEQKRAESGGEIKAVKMLSQKQAKKAKKASKKK, from the exons ATGAGGTTCCTTACGATGCAGCGGCCAATATTGGCTGCTGTGGCTAGTCTAGCCAGGCCGGCTTTCACACCTGTCACTCCTCTAGGTGTCCAATTGGCCAATTCCCTCGTCCAAGGTCATCGATTTGCCTCGGTCAAGTCACAGGGAGCatacaagaagaagcccaagagGGGTATTCCAAAGAAGCTCGGTGCAAAGCGTACAGGAG ATCAATTCGTCATTCCTGGAAACATCCTCTACAAACAGCGTGGTACGCATTGGTGGCCTGGAGAGAACTGCATCATGGGCCGAGATCATACCATTCACGCAATGGCAACCGGATACGTCAAATACTACCGCGATCCCTCGCTACACCCCGACCGCAAATACATCGGCGTGGTCTTTGACAAGAACGACACGCTACCATATCCCGCTCACGCCCAGCGCAAGCGAAAACTAAACATGACCGCCTTCCCCATCAAAGAAGTCGCCGCCCAACCCGAGATCTCGCCGTCCGGAATACCCTTCCAGGTCAACCGTGTCGAAGCGGGCGAACCAGACAGATTGCTCAAGCTGCGAAAGGACTACAGTTATCGTGAAGATAACTGGGCTATTGGAAAGCTGGCCAAGACGACGggcctcaagaccaagaggTTCAGGACGCGAAAGCAGTGGTTCAGACATAGACGATGGAGACGGGAGAGGGAACTCGAGGGGCAGAGAAAGGCGGAGCAGAAGAGGGCTGAGAGTGGTGGGGAGATTAAGGCTGTCAAGATGCTTAGCCAGAAGCAAGCTaagaaggcgaagaaggcttcaaagaagaaatag